From Anaerolineales bacterium, a single genomic window includes:
- a CDS encoding ATPase, translating into MVMLMRDENKNIGYIVGGGLKENLRVRLTIPSQEVQEGAFVVIENGDWQFYGLVVDLQLGSTDPRFADEQSESRLPVEMARLLHGQTLFTTLEVLPALMLERGPDPSSPEYEQWRANLQEEPRPLPVKTVPPHHAEVRLAEEGDIGEIFGKSDEKGNFVIGYTREQKHPVCINLDKFVQRSAGVFGATGTGKSFLTRLVLAGLIHHNAASVLVFDMHNEYGYDDTASDTGLRVIGLKTKFSNRVRVVGLGSGTRIRGQAPDFNLEIAESDIQPGDIEMLTRELNLKETTPTTLEALVSSFGRDRWFREFKEMKNGAVIETDEGKKIPAPDSVAAWANREGVNVAAAEGLRSKLNRIFDQPYVVLKPALDGVGEIIKALEAGQHVVLSFGEHESDLDYLLVSNLLTRRIREAWEKKTNTFRTKGGQEPRQLVIVVEEAHKLLNREMAGQTAFSTIAREMRKYYVTLLIIDQRPSQIYDEVMSQLGTRISGWLGDEDDIHSVLAGLAGREALRGMLSHLQPKEEVLLLGWGVPMPLPVQSRRYDDQFWQDLLSKNKLTKEKALEDLGFG; encoded by the coding sequence ATGGTGATGCTAATGAGAGATGAAAATAAGAACATCGGTTATATAGTCGGGGGAGGACTGAAGGAGAACCTGCGCGTCAGGCTAACCATCCCATCGCAAGAGGTGCAGGAGGGGGCGTTCGTGGTGATCGAAAACGGCGACTGGCAGTTCTATGGGCTGGTGGTTGACCTGCAATTAGGCTCAACGGACCCACGCTTCGCTGACGAACAGTCGGAGAGCCGCCTGCCGGTGGAAATGGCGCGCCTGCTGCATGGCCAGACGCTCTTCACCACCCTGGAAGTCCTACCAGCCCTGATGCTTGAGCGTGGGCCTGACCCAAGCTCACCGGAATATGAGCAGTGGCGGGCGAACTTGCAGGAAGAACCGCGACCTCTTCCAGTCAAGACCGTCCCACCCCATCACGCCGAAGTAAGGCTGGCGGAAGAGGGGGATATCGGGGAGATCTTCGGAAAGAGTGATGAGAAGGGTAACTTTGTCATCGGCTATACTCGTGAGCAGAAGCACCCGGTGTGCATCAACCTGGATAAATTCGTCCAACGCTCTGCTGGGGTATTCGGGGCGACTGGCACAGGGAAATCTTTCCTGACCCGCCTGGTGCTGGCTGGCTTGATCCATCACAATGCAGCCAGTGTGCTGGTGTTTGACATGCATAATGAATATGGCTACGATGATACTGCTTCAGACACGGGGTTGCGGGTAATTGGGCTGAAAACCAAGTTCAGTAACCGGGTGAGGGTGGTAGGATTGGGAAGTGGGACACGGATCAGGGGGCAGGCACCCGACTTCAACCTGGAAATCGCCGAGAGTGACATCCAACCGGGTGATATTGAGATGCTGACACGCGAGCTTAATCTAAAAGAAACCACACCAACCACGCTTGAGGCTCTTGTTAGCAGTTTTGGCCGAGATAGGTGGTTTAGAGAATTTAAAGAGATGAAAAACGGTGCTGTGATCGAAACCGATGAGGGGAAAAAGATCCCCGCACCTGACAGCGTGGCAGCCTGGGCAAACCGCGAAGGAGTCAACGTTGCCGCAGCGGAAGGCTTGCGCAGCAAGCTAAACCGCATCTTTGACCAGCCCTACGTGGTTCTTAAACCTGCCCTAGACGGTGTGGGCGAAATCATTAAAGCATTGGAGGCCGGGCAGCACGTGGTCTTATCCTTCGGTGAGCATGAATCTGACCTGGATTACCTACTGGTGAGCAACTTGCTGACCCGGCGAATCCGTGAGGCGTGGGAGAAGAAGACCAACACCTTCCGCACCAAGGGTGGACAGGAACCCCGCCAGCTGGTGATCGTGGTCGAGGAAGCCCATAAGCTACTCAACCGCGAGATGGCTGGCCAAACTGCCTTCAGTACCATTGCGCGCGAGATGCGTAAGTATTACGTTACCTTGCTGATCATCGACCAGCGCCCATCACAAATTTATGATGAGGTCATGTCACAGCTGGGGACGCGCATCTCTGGCTGGCTGGGCGATGAGGATGATATTCACAGCGTGCTGGCTGGGTTAGCCGGCCGGGAAGCCCTGCGCGGCATGCTGTCTCACCTGCAGCCCAAGGAGGAAGTCTTGTTGCTTGGTTGGGGGGTGCCCATGCCACTACCTGTCCAATCCAGGAGGTACGATGACCAGTTCTGGCAGGATCTGCTCAGCAAGAACAAGCTAACCAAAGAGAAGGCGTTGGAGGATTTGGGTTTTGGATGA
- a CDS encoding ATPase → MTNLKPTSSTDNQAQINWHALTSEQTIKQLATPPDTGLSSVEAGNRLESYGPNQLTEAPGTTFWQMLIDQFNNFVVIMLIVAAGISALLGDYVEAGAILIIVILNATLGVVQERRAEQALAALKKLAAPDAKVLRDGERKSVPSNQLVPGDIVLLEAGNYVPADIRLLEAANLRIEEAALTGESVPVQKDANIHLEADIPLGDRKNTTFMGTLVSYGRGRGVVVSTGMRTQIGLIAEMLQAVENEPTPLQKRLDGLGKMLGWATLGICALVFAVSIVRFTDLSLITAPDGGWLVYLNSAKQEIVNLFMLAVGLAIAAVPEGLPAVVTISLALGMREMVQRHALIRKLSSVETLGSTTVICSDKTGTLTQNEMTLTRIWVDGRYLSITGKGRSLSGEFLENGKPVMLEAFPAVRTALWVGALNNDSELTISGEVGEEQTYRMTGDPTEGALVVAAAKAGTLPRPLNHAYPRVQEVPFDSERKRMITIHQVSESSPEDFSPFYKHETSGYVVASKGAPDVVLDLCTHYQLTDDSHAPLTEEQRMRILNANDQMTQEALRVLGVAYKVSKEMPDVTDLEKLEDGMIFVGLVGMIDPPRPEVTPALAKAAKAGIRTIMITGDFANTARAIAEAIGLLKPGHQVLSAAELDALSDDELKQQVEYTDVFARVSPEHKLRIVEALREDNEVVAMTGDGVNDSPSIKRANIGVAMGITGTDVAKESADMVLTDDNYASIVAAVEQGRIIYDNIRKFVFFLLSSNVAEIMIIFLATLAGLPAPLTVIQLLWLNLLTDGAPALALAMEKGDPAIMERKPRPPSEPIINKRMQWGIGVQTVAQTGVVLAAFVIGLAWHLEVGAVIPAGDNPLLYILQHNWRGVDVQVAETMAFATLSLCELFRAYTVRSETQSIFRIGVFSNKYMQYAVGLSILLLIFVVGVPFMQPIFNTHFPSPREWGVIILLSLVPAIAEEITKAFLRMREKR, encoded by the coding sequence ATGACAAACCTAAAACCAACTTCTTCAACCGATAACCAGGCACAAATCAACTGGCACGCCCTGACTTCGGAACAAACTATTAAACAGCTCGCTACGCCACCGGATACTGGTTTGTCATCTGTCGAAGCTGGCAATCGGTTAGAGAGTTACGGCCCAAACCAGCTCACTGAAGCTCCAGGCACCACCTTTTGGCAGATGTTGATTGATCAATTTAATAATTTTGTGGTCATTATGCTGATCGTCGCGGCTGGTATTTCGGCCTTACTTGGTGATTACGTAGAAGCAGGTGCTATTTTGATCATCGTGATCTTGAACGCCACCCTGGGAGTGGTCCAGGAGCGACGCGCCGAGCAGGCCTTAGCCGCGCTGAAGAAATTGGCTGCGCCCGATGCAAAAGTCCTCAGGGATGGGGAGCGGAAATCAGTGCCATCCAACCAGCTCGTACCAGGGGATATCGTCTTGCTGGAGGCCGGGAATTATGTCCCAGCGGATATCCGTCTACTGGAAGCGGCCAATCTGCGGATAGAAGAAGCTGCCCTAACCGGGGAATCGGTCCCGGTGCAAAAGGATGCGAATATTCACCTTGAGGCGGATATCCCCCTGGGAGACCGGAAAAATACAACCTTTATGGGTACCCTCGTATCATACGGACGCGGGCGTGGGGTTGTAGTCAGCACTGGCATGCGCACGCAAATTGGTTTGATCGCGGAGATGCTGCAAGCGGTAGAGAACGAGCCCACCCCGCTGCAAAAACGGTTGGATGGATTGGGGAAGATGCTGGGTTGGGCCACCTTGGGGATCTGTGCACTCGTGTTTGCCGTATCGATCGTACGATTCACTGATCTCAGTTTAATCACAGCTCCTGATGGAGGGTGGCTGGTTTACCTGAACTCTGCCAAACAGGAAATCGTCAACCTATTCATGCTCGCCGTAGGGCTGGCAATTGCAGCCGTACCGGAAGGCCTGCCAGCCGTGGTGACGATCAGTCTGGCACTAGGGATGCGCGAGATGGTTCAGCGCCATGCCTTGATCCGCAAGCTATCATCAGTGGAGACTCTTGGCTCAACCACCGTGATTTGTTCTGATAAAACCGGTACCCTGACCCAAAACGAGATGACCCTCACCCGCATCTGGGTAGATGGGCGATACCTGTCCATTACTGGCAAGGGGCGCTCACTGAGTGGTGAATTTTTAGAGAATGGTAAACCGGTAATGCTAGAAGCTTTCCCGGCTGTGCGTACTGCGCTGTGGGTGGGAGCTTTGAACAACGACTCTGAGTTGACCATCTCGGGTGAAGTCGGGGAAGAGCAGACTTACCGGATGACGGGCGATCCCACCGAAGGCGCGCTGGTGGTGGCAGCTGCCAAAGCTGGGACACTACCCCGGCCTTTAAACCATGCCTATCCCCGCGTTCAAGAAGTGCCATTTGATTCGGAACGCAAACGCATGATCACCATCCACCAGGTAAGTGAATCCAGCCCGGAGGATTTCTCCCCCTTCTACAAGCACGAGACAAGCGGTTACGTGGTGGCAAGTAAAGGAGCCCCAGACGTAGTGCTTGATTTGTGCACACACTACCAGCTCACAGACGACAGCCATGCGCCATTAACAGAAGAACAACGCATGCGCATCCTGAACGCCAATGACCAGATGACCCAAGAAGCACTGCGTGTGCTGGGTGTGGCATATAAGGTGAGCAAGGAGATGCCCGATGTCACTGACCTGGAAAAACTCGAAGACGGGATGATCTTCGTTGGGCTGGTAGGTATGATCGACCCACCCCGCCCGGAGGTGACGCCTGCCCTGGCGAAGGCAGCCAAAGCTGGCATCCGCACTATCATGATCACGGGTGATTTTGCCAACACCGCCAGGGCGATTGCTGAAGCCATTGGCTTGCTAAAACCTGGTCACCAGGTGTTAAGTGCAGCCGAGCTGGATGCCTTGAGTGATGATGAGCTCAAGCAGCAGGTGGAATATACTGATGTGTTTGCACGCGTTTCGCCCGAGCACAAGCTGCGTATCGTGGAAGCTCTGCGGGAAGACAACGAAGTGGTAGCCATGACCGGCGATGGAGTGAACGACAGCCCTTCCATCAAGCGGGCCAATATCGGTGTGGCAATGGGCATCACCGGGACAGATGTGGCCAAGGAAAGTGCCGATATGGTGCTGACAGACGATAACTATGCCAGCATTGTTGCAGCCGTGGAACAAGGCCGTATCATTTACGATAACATTCGCAAGTTCGTGTTCTTTCTGTTATCGTCCAATGTGGCTGAGATTATGATCATATTTCTGGCAACCCTGGCAGGTTTACCTGCGCCACTAACGGTGATTCAACTGCTGTGGCTGAACCTGCTCACTGATGGTGCACCTGCGCTGGCCCTGGCCATGGAAAAAGGCGACCCGGCAATCATGGAACGCAAGCCGCGCCCACCATCAGAACCGATTATCAATAAACGCATGCAGTGGGGTATCGGTGTCCAGACTGTTGCTCAAACCGGAGTGGTACTGGCAGCATTCGTGATTGGCCTGGCATGGCACCTTGAAGTGGGGGCAGTGATTCCTGCCGGCGATAATCCTTTATTGTATATCTTGCAGCATAATTGGCGCGGGGTGGATGTACAGGTGGCAGAAACCATGGCATTTGCGACTTTAAGCCTCTGCGAGCTGTTCCGTGCATATACGGTGCGTTCTGAGACTCAATCCATTTTCAGGATTGGCGTATTTTCCAACAAGTATATGCAGTACGCAGTGGGATTGTCCATTCTGCTCTTGATCTTCGTGGTAGGCGTTCCTTTCATGCAGCCAATCTTCAATACGCATTTCCCGAGCCCGCGTGAATGGGGAGTGATCATCCTGCTTTCCCTGGTACCGGCAATAGCTGAGGAAATCACCAAGGCTTTTTTGCGTATGAGGGAAAAGCGATAG